Proteins encoded by one window of Streptomyces uncialis:
- a CDS encoding ATP-binding protein gives MSISWSLHLRRDAASVPLARRLLLRTMETAGVDPDICFDVSVALSEACANAVEHGGAARPGGASGAYRVSAYLDGEKCCIEVADSGPGFPSAPHPRPAAARAPVSDDAEHGRGLRIIRELADHVHFTNRPGRGGAVVSFDKILKWTEDAPLMTV, from the coding sequence ATGAGCATCTCGTGGTCTCTCCATTTGCGGCGCGACGCTGCGAGCGTCCCCCTGGCCCGGCGGCTGCTGCTGCGGACGATGGAGACGGCGGGGGTCGACCCGGACATCTGTTTCGATGTGTCGGTCGCCCTCAGCGAGGCGTGTGCCAACGCCGTGGAGCACGGCGGCGCGGCGCGCCCCGGCGGGGCGTCGGGCGCGTACCGGGTCAGTGCGTACCTGGACGGCGAGAAGTGCTGTATCGAGGTGGCCGACTCGGGTCCTGGTTTCCCGTCGGCCCCGCACCCCAGACCGGCCGCCGCCCGGGCCCCGGTGTCCGACGACGCCGAGCACGGCCGGGGACTGCGGATCATCCGGGAGCTGGCCGATCACGTGCACTTCACCAACCGCCCGGGCCGCGGCGGCGCCGTCGTCAGCTTCGACAAGATCCTCAAATGGACCGAGGACGCACCCCTGATGACGGTCTGA
- a CDS encoding YcnI family copper-binding membrane protein: protein MKKSRVPLYAATVAATASAVVVLSSPAFAHVSVQPEGEAAKGGYATIGFKVPNERDDASTTKLEVTFPGGQPLASVLPQPVPGWKAEVTKGKLDKPLKIHGNEITEAVTKVTWTADGKGIEPGFFQRFPVSVGQLPEKGDELVFKAVQTYSNKEVVRWIEVPGAGGEEPQFPAPVLALSEAEDDHHGSGDDDKAEDKATATAGSKDAEAKDDKADGHDGHESSSAAGSDDSDTTARVLGVTGIVVGLLGAAFGVFASRRKNSTG from the coding sequence ATGAAGAAGTCCCGTGTGCCGCTGTACGCCGCCACCGTCGCCGCCACCGCGTCCGCGGTCGTCGTCCTGTCGTCGCCCGCGTTCGCGCATGTCTCCGTGCAGCCCGAGGGCGAGGCGGCCAAGGGCGGTTACGCCACGATCGGCTTCAAGGTCCCGAACGAGCGCGACGACGCCTCCACCACCAAGCTGGAGGTGACGTTCCCCGGCGGCCAGCCGCTCGCCTCCGTCCTGCCGCAGCCGGTGCCGGGCTGGAAGGCCGAGGTCACCAAGGGCAAGCTCGACAAGCCCCTGAAGATCCACGGCAACGAGATCACCGAGGCCGTCACCAAGGTCACCTGGACCGCCGACGGCAAGGGCATCGAGCCCGGCTTCTTCCAGCGGTTCCCGGTCTCGGTGGGCCAGCTCCCCGAGAAGGGCGACGAGCTGGTGTTCAAGGCCGTCCAGACGTACTCCAACAAGGAGGTCGTGCGCTGGATCGAGGTGCCCGGGGCGGGTGGCGAGGAGCCGCAGTTCCCCGCGCCCGTGCTCGCGCTGAGCGAGGCCGAGGACGACCACCACGGCTCGGGTGACGACGACAAGGCCGAGGACAAGGCCACCGCCACCGCCGGCAGCAAGGACGCGGAGGCCAAGGACGACAAGGCCGACGGACACGACGGGCACGAGTCCTCCTCGGCCGCCGGGTCCGACGACAGCGACACCACCGCCCGCGTCCTCGGCGTGACCGGCATCGTCGTCGGTCTGCTCGGCGCGGCCTTCGGGGTGTTCGCGAGCCGCCGCAAGAACAGCACCGGCTGA